The Pseudoalteromonas carrageenovora IAM 12662 DNA window ATTAACACATCGCCTGTTTTAATTTGTCCCACCGATTTAACCACTTTTCCTTGTTGTGTTTTAGTGATGCTATAACCGCGCGCTAAAACATTAAGAGGGCTTACCGAGTCCAGCTTACTTGCTTGTAATGCTAGGCTATTATTGGCTTGCTGTAATTGTTGTTGTATAGCTTGGTTTAACCTTGCTTGTAACTGCGACAGTTGATGAGAGGCCTGCGCTAGCTTTTTATCGGGTGATTGACGCATTAAGCGCGGCGTTAAATTATTAAGCGCGCGCTCTTGCTGATATAAACGGTTTCGCATAGCTTGGTGCAGCGCAATGCTCAGCTCATCTAATCGCTGCGCCTTTTGATTTAGCTGATTGCGTGGATGGCACAAGTTAAGACGGTGCTGAAGTTGCGTGGCAAGCGCGCGCTTATCTGCAATATCGTGTTTAAATGCATTGTTTAAACGGTTAATGAGTTGCGTTACTTTGTTGTGTAGCTCTTGCGTGTTAGGGCTTACAAGCTCAGCAGCCGCTGATGGAGTAGCTGCACGAACATCGGCAACATAATCGCTAATGGTTGTGTCTATCTCGTGGCCTACCGCACTTACTATGGGTAATTCACTTTGATAAATAGCGCGCGCAAGTTGTTCGTGGTTAAAACACCATAAATCTTCAAGTGAACCGCCGCCGCGCCCTAAAATAAGTACCTCTACTTCATTACGTGCATTTGCCAGCTTTATTTGATTAATTAAATGTATGTGGGCTTCTTTACCTTGCACCATGGCTGGATAAATTATGACTTCTAATTGCGGCGCACGGCGTTTAAGTACAGTTAAAATATCTTTTATTGCAGCGCCGGTAGCAGAGGTAACCACACCGATACGGTTTATATTTTGTGGCAGAGGTTTTTTGTAGGCAGAGCTAAATAACCCCTCGGCGGCTAAGCGCATTTTCAATGCATCAAACTCTTGCTTAAGCTGACCTTCTCCAGCGGGCTCCATATGTTCAACAATAAGTTGGTAATCACCTCTAGGTTCATAAAGTGATACTCGTGCTTTTACGGTGACTTGTGCGCCATTGGCTGGGCGGTAGCTTTGGTTGCGATTATTCCCTCGCCACATAGCAGCCTTAATTTGCGCTTTATCGTCTTTTAACGAAAAATACCAATGCCCAGACGCAGGGGTAATAAAATTAGAAATTTCACCAGTGAGCACTAAAGATGCAAAGCCTTGCTCAAGCACTGTACGAATTTCTCTGTTAAGGCGCGAAACGGTGTAAACCGTCTGCGAAGGCTTTGAAAACATAAAAAACAACCTAAAACTATTTATGAGACAAGTTTATCATAAATATTTGCGAAATATTATTTACGAATGCCAACAACGCTGTTAAAATTTGGCCGCAATTCCTTATCTTAGATCCACATGTGAGAAGTTGCCAAAATGCTTAGAATTGCTAAAGAAGCTCTTACCTTTGATGACGTACTTTTAGTACCTGGTCATTCTACTGTTTTGCCACACACGGCAAATATTTCAACTCGCTTAACGCGTGGTATCAAACTTAACTTGCCGCTTATTTCAGCATCTATGGATACTGTTACAGAAGCACGTTTAGCTATTGCCCTTGCGCAGGAAGGCGGTCTTGGTTTTATCCACAAAAACATGACCATCGCAGAACAAGCGAAAAATGTTCGTAAAGTTAAAACCTACGAAGCGGGTATTGTATCTTACCCTGTAACAGTAACTGCAGATTTAACTATTGCAGACGCTGTTGAGCTTTCTCAGGAAAAGGGTTTTTCAGGCTTTCCTGTTACCGATAGCAACAATGTACTTGTTGGTATTGTAACAAGCCGTGACATGCGTTTTGAAACTAAGCTAGAGCAGCCAGTTTCTACTGTTATGACTAAAAAAGAAAAGCTTGTAACTGTTAAAGAGGGTGCCTCTCGCGAAGAGATTTTAGGTTTAATGCATGAACACCGCATTGAAAAAATCTTAGTCGTAGACGATGCGTTTAAACTCAAAGGCATGATCACCGTTAAAGATTACCAAAAAGCACAAGATAAACCAGATGCATGTAAAGATGACCAAGGTCGTTTACGTGTAGGTGCTGCGGTTGGTGTTGGCGCAGGCACTGATGAGCGTATTGCTGCATTAGTTGAAGCGGGTGTTGATGTTTTACTTATCGATACTTCTCATGGTCACTCTCAAGGTGTTATTGACCGTGTATCGCAAACTCGCCAAGCATACCCTGATTTACAAATTATTGCGGGTAATGTAGCGACAGCAGAAGGTGCTATTGCCCTTGCAGATGCAGGCGTTGATGCAGTAAAAGTAGGTATCGGCCCTGGTTCAATTTGTACTACACGTATTGTAACGGGTTGTGGTGTTCCACAAATTACTGCTATTTCTGATGCGGTTGAAGGCCTAAAGGGGCGCGACATTCCAGTAATTGCTGATGGTGGTATTCGTTTTTCTGGCGATATAGTTAAAGCCCTTGTTGCGGGTGCATCATGTGTGATGGTTGGCTCAATGCTTGCGGGTACTGAAGAAGCGCCTGGCGAAGTTGAGTTATATCAAGGTCGTTACTACAAATCATACCGTGGTATGGGTAGCTTAGGTGCGATGGATCAAAAAGAAGGTTCATCAGATCGTTACTTCCAAAAATCTAACCAAGCAGACAAGTTAGTACCAGAAGGTATTGAAGGTCGCGTAGCTTACAAAGGGCCTATTGCAACGATTATTCATCAGCAAGTAGGCGGTCTTCGTAGTGCAATGGGTTTAACCGGTTGTGCAACTATTGAAGAGCTTAATACAAAACCTCAGTTTGTACGTGTTACATCTGCTGGTATGGGTGAGTCGCACGTACATGATGTGCAAATTACCAAAGAAGCACCAAATTACCGCTTAGGCTAAGCGCGTAATTAACAATTTATTGGGCTTGCTTTGCAAGCCCTCTTTTTAGTCGTTTACATTAACAAACGGCATTTAGCATCTACTTTACGAGATACTCCATGAGCAAAGATATTCACGATTCACGAATTCTCATTTTAGACTTTGGTTCACAATACACTCAGCTAATTGCGCGTCGTATACGCGAAATTGGTGTTTATTGTGAGCTGTGGGCATGGGATGTGACTGAAGAGCAAATCCGCGAGTTTAACCCACAAGGTATCATTCTTTCTGGTGGCCCAGAATCAACAACACTTGAAAACAGCCCGCGCGCTCCTGAGTATGTGTTTAATGCAGGCGTTCCTGTATTAGGCATTTGTTACGGCATGCAAACAATGGCCGCTCAACTTGGCGGTAGCGTTCACAGCTCTGATAAAAAAGAGTTTGGTTACGCGCAAGTTGAAAAGGTAGGCAATTGTGCATTGTTTGATGCAATTGAAGATCATATTACCGATGGCGGCAACGGCGTTTTAGACGTATGGATGAGTCACGGCGATAAAGTTATGGAAGTACCAGCAAGCTTTAGCACAACAGCTAAAACACCAACGTGTCCGCATGCTGCTATGTCTAACGAAGAAAAGCGTTTTTACGGCGTACAGTTTCACCCAGAAGTAACTCACACTCACCAAGGGCAACGCTTACTTGAACGTTTTGCTATTGATATTTGTGGTTGTGAAAAACTGTGGACTCCTGCAAAAATTATTGATGATGCCATTGAGCGTATTAAAGACACAGTTGGCGATGATGAAGTTATTTTAGGCCTATCAGGTGGTGTTGATTCATCGGTTGTGGCTATGCTTATTCACCGCGCAATTGGCGATAGATTAACATGTGTATTTGTTGATAACGGTTTACTTCGTTTAAACGAAGGTCAGCAAGTAATGGACATGTTTGGTAATAAGTTTGGTCTAAACATTGTTAAGGTTGATGCTGAGGATCAGTTTTTAAATGACTTAGCAGGAAAATCAGACCCAGAAGATAAACGAAAAGCTATTGGCCACACGTTTATTAATGTATTTGATGAGCAATCTAAAAAGCTTAAAAACGCTAAATGGTTAGGCCAAGGTACTATTTACCCAGACGTTATTGAGTCAGCAGCATCTGCTACAGGTAAAGCACACGTTATCAAATCTCACCACAATGTGGGCGGATTACCAGATGACATGAAAATGGGTCTAGTTGAGCCACTTCGTGAGTTATTTAAAGATGAAGTACGTAAAATTGGTTTAGAGCTAGGTTTACCTTACGACATGCTTTACCGCCACCCATTCCCTGGTCCTGGTTTAGGTGTGCGTGTACTTGGTGAAATTAAAAAAGAGTACTGTGATTTACTTCGCCGTGCTGATGCTATTTTCATTGAAGAACTACACAAAGCTGATCTTTACCATAAAGTAAGCCAAGCGTTTACTGTGTTCTTACCTGTTAAATCGGTAGGGGTTATGGGTGATGCACGTAAATACGATTGGGTTGTTTCACTTCGTTGTGTTGAAACTATCGACTTTATGACGGCGCGTTGGTCACATTTACCCTATGAGTTTTTAGGCGTGGTATCTAACCGTATCATTAACGAAATTGATGGTATTTCACGTGTAGTTTACGATATTTCTGGTAAGCCACCAGCCACAATTGAGTGGGAATAATACCAAATAAGTAAGCTTACTCTGCTGAGCTTATTATCGCGCATTAAAAAGCCCGTTTTTTAAACGGGCTTTTTTACGCGCTAATTTTAGTTCTTAGCTTTTAATTTTTAATGTTTAGTTTTTGGCTCTAACTCAGTTAGTAGGCCTTTTACAAGGCTTACGCTGCCAAGCAGTAAAATAAACGTAAAAGGGAGCGCGGCAATAATAGTTATATACTGCAGTGCCTGAATAGACTCAGTACCGCCAATCCACAGCATTAGCATTGCAATTATGCCGGCAATGTTAGCCCATACTAGCTTTTGCTTTATTGGTACTTCAAGCTTCCCGCCTGATGTGAGGCTATCAATTACTATAGAGCCAGAATCAAGTGTGGTTACAAAAAATATAATTATTAATGCCACAGCTAAAAGTGAAAGCGCGGTACCAAAAGAGTACGCATCAAGCATATAAAACAAGCTAAGTGACACATCGGTAATCCCTTTATCGGCGCCCAGTACGCCAATTTCATTTATGACTTGATCAATAGCTACACCGCCAAACACCGACATCCACGCAGTGGTAACTAAAGTGGGGATAAGAAGTACATATACTAAAAATTCGCGTATGGTGCGCCCTTTAGAAATGCGCGCTACAAACATACCAAAACATGGTGCATAAGCCACCCACCAAGCCCAATAGAACACAGTCCAGCCGTGAAGCCACTGCGTATCTTCTCGACCGGTGCTAGAACTCAGCGGAATAATATTTTTAACATAACCTATTACTGCTGTGTAGGCCGAATCAAGTACAGTAGTAAAGTTTAAAACAAAAACAAGTGCCAAAAACACAATAGCAATGCCCATATTTATATTACTGAGCAATTTAACGCCGCCATCCATACCACGCACAATAGATAAAATAGCTAGGCCCATTATTAGTAAAATAATACCTTGTTGTAATAATAATGAATTTTCGAACCCTAACACATGGCTTATGCCACTAGCAGCTTGCGAGCCTCCTAGGCCTAGCGATGTAGCAAGACCAAAAAGAGTTACTAATACGGCCATTACATCTATAACATCACCGAGCTTGCCCCATACTCTATCGCCAAAAAGAGGGTAAAACACTGAGCGCATAGAAAGCGGTAAACCTTTGTTATAAACAAAGTACGCTAGGCATAATGCGGTCATGCCATAAATAGCCCATGCATGCAGACCCCAGTGAAATACCGTTGCACCTAAGGCCATTTCTCGCCCTTGTTCAGTAAAAGGCTCTGCGTTAAGCGGTGTACCAAACCAGTTAGTATAAAATGCGGTAGGTTCGGCCACGCCCCAAAAAATAAGCCCAATACCCATACCTGCCGCAAACAACATAGATATCCAAGAAAGGGTAGAGTAATCCGTTGTTGCTTTATCGCCACCTAACCTAATTTTACCAAGCGGTGAGGCCGCTATACCTATAGCAAATAGTAAAAGTATGTTTGCGCCCCACATAAATACGTAGTCAAAATTTGTTAGAGCTGCATTTTTTATGGTGTTAATAGCGTCTTTTGCTTCGCTAGGTGAAAGGGCAAGTAGAGTAATAATAAAAAGTAAAGATAATCCAACAGAAACAGAAAACACATTACTATGTATATCCATGCCCCATTTACTAACGTTATCTTGGCCTACTTGGTAATCGGTTGAGTCGATACTGTATTTTTTTGATTTAAACTTCATATAAGATGGCGTGACTACAGGCAAAAGCCAATAGTAAAGCTCCTCCATATTTGCATTGTGTATGATCCACGTAAATAAGATACATGATGAAATATGTAATTAGGTGATAAGGCGCGGATCCTCTAAGACAAAAAGTGTATCATAATTGATGCCAATGTTATTGATTTGTTTATGTGTTTAGCTCTGGCGCATTCTATGACTTGCAAAAATAAAAATGTGGTTGTTTTATGTTCTGTTTTTATTTTTATATTACTTATCACAACAAGTACGTAAAAATAATTGCAGTATAACGAGTTACTTTAATCTCAACATTACGTAATTTAAAGTGGCTACAAATAGCTAATTAGCATGCTATTTCATCGTTTTGTATGTTTTAAAAGCAGTTAAACTAAAAAAGTGATTTTTTACTTTACCTTTTCTCAAAGGTCTCTATAATTCGTCGACATTGCAGGGGCGTAGTTCCAATTGGTAGAACAGCGGTCTCCAAAACCGACGGTTGGGAGTTCGAATCTCTCCGCCCCTGCCATTTCTTCTTTACATCGTTTTTATTACTTCATATATTGTTCAAGTGTTTAATCTACTGAGTTGTTATGCATCCACGTTACGCAGCTATTTTTGGTATAGAAAACCTCGAACTAAATCAGCATTATCGTCCAAAAAATACTAATTCTTCGTCAGCGCCTATACAAAGCACTGAGGCTGAGCCTTTAACACTTAATAAGCAGTTATTTACTGATATAAAGCTAAGTGTTCAACCTATGGTCATTAATAGTGTTTTAAAAGGCAGTGAAATGCAGTTAACCGATGATAAGCTTATATTGCCAACCCAACAGCTCAGTGCAAATGATAAACGCGCTTTATGGGCTTTAATGAGTAAACACCTTGATAACCTTTAAAGAAGTAGATGAAAGCGCTATTGAGCAATTAATGGCAATTGAGACAGCATGCCATAGCCACCCTTGGACACTTAAAATAATGAGTTCATGTATGGGGGGGCGTTACTTTAACTTAGCGGCGTTTAATAAAAACACGTTAGTGGGTTTTTATATTGGTGAAAAAGCGGGGCCTGATTTTACACTTATGGATATTTGTGTAACGCCAAGCGAGCAAGGTAAGGGCATTGCTAAGCAGTTGCTTCGTCAGTTTATTGAATATGGCGAACAGCAAAACGCAGAAAACTTATTTTTAGAAGTCAGAGAGTCAAATACTCGCGCAATTGCCTTATACGAGCGTGCTGGCTTTATAGAAATGTCGGTGCGTAAGAACTATTACCCAAGTGATAACCCTGCTAAAAATGGTTTTGAAGATGCTATTTTAATGGGTATGGCTTTGAGCTTAGGTTTTTCGTAGCTAACAACGCTTCTCAAACCTATTTAACTTACTTTATCTTGTATAGCTTGCTCAATAGCGTTTATTAAATCACTTACTAACTCATCTCTGGGTACTTTATTATTACTTTTTAGGTTTTCTTCAAGTGCAGCTGCACTGTGATAAATTTCGTCAAAGTTAAAACACCCTGAACTACCTTTTATACTATGCGCTATTGTTCTTAATGCTTCCCAATCATCTGTGTATTGTAAAGCTTTAACCTCTTCAAGATGAGCGGGTAAATTAGCTAAGTAGTTGTCAGCAATCTGCTGAAATTTCTCACTTTTTAATAAGCTATCCCATTTATTTTGATTATCTTTTTCAAGATTTAGGTAACTTGCTAGTACGTTTTCTAGGGCGTCTTTGTCTATAGGTTTAGCAAGTGCTTTATCGCAACCAGCCTCTAGGTAAGTGCCTATGTCATGGTTCATTACATTAGCTGTAAGTGCAATAATAGGGCCGTCGTAAGCAGCATGGCGCAGCATCTTAGTGGCTTCTAAACCGCCCATTACCGGCATTTGCATGTCCATAATAATAAGCTGGTAGTCGTTAACTAGAGCCATTTCTACCGCTTGAGCTCCATTATTAGCTATATCGGGCTCAAGGCCCCAAGTTTGTAGTAGCAGTTTAATTAATAATTGGTTATCTGGGTTATCTTCCGCAACTAAAATATTGGCGTCAAAGCTGTTTGTAGCAAACGATAAAAACGGGTCTTTTTCTGGCACTAGTTGGCTTTGTTGAGTTAAAAACTCAAGCATTGGTTGATCGTCAGAGAGTTTACATGCCACGGTGATTGTAAAGCGGCTACCAACGCCCACCTCGCTTTCAAGCGTTACATCGCCGCCAAGTAGCTGCGCTAAGTTTTTAGAAATACATAAGCCTAACCCAGTGCCGCCAAATCGACGGGTCGTCGTGGCATCAGCTTGTTCAAACGGTTTAAATACTCGCTCTATTTGATGCTCAGACATACCAATACCGGTGTCGTTAATTACAAACTCAAGCTTTTGGCTAGCTTCTAAATAGTGCACACAAATAGATACGTTACCTTGCTCGGTAAATTTAACCGCGTTATTAGCAATGTTTATAAGTATTTGCTTTAAGCGAGTTACATCGCTGTAAATGGTACGTGGAAGTGGCAGATCGTATTTTACGTTTAGCGTTAGTTGTTTTTCTTGTGCTAAAGGCTCAATTATCGATTCAATGTCGTGCACTAGCTGCACTACATTTAATGCCGACTGATCAACAGCGAGCTTTTCAGCTTCAATTTTAGATAAATCAAGTATGTTATTTATAAGCTCTAATAGATGTTTTGAGTTTCGTAAAATAGTACTTAAATGCTGTTTATCGTTAGCTACTTTATCGTTATGTAATAGCTGCTCTGTAAAGCCCATAATAGCCGTAAGCGGAGTGCGTATTTCATGACTCATATTCGCTAAAAAGCGACTTTTAAGTTGGTTTGCTTGTTCGGCTTGCCCAATAGCAAGCTCTAATTGACTATTCATTGCCTCAAGCGCTTTAGTACGGCTTTCTACCTTGTCTTCAAGATGATGTTTATATTCTTCAAGCTGCTGCTGGTAATGCCTAATTTGATTAACCATGTGGTTAAAGTCGTTAAACAATACGCCTACTTCATCGTTGGTATGAGCAGGTAAATGCACTGATAAATCACCGTCACCTACGCGGTGGCTGGCAGCACCTAATAGCTCAATAGGGTTAAGTAATAAGTTACGCACTACTACAAAAATTAAAATAGGTAGGGTAATCACCGATATAATAACGATTAAGCCGGTAATAAGGCTTATGGCTTTACCCGATTGATAAAGTACGCCTTTAGGAATAGTAGAAACATAATAATAACCACCGGGCATTTGCACGGCAAAAATCATTCGCTCAATTTTATCAATGCTTGAAAGCTCAATAGTCGAAAGCATACCTATATCTGCCAAACTATGTACCTGTTCAAGCTCGTACTCACTAATATATTGGCCGCGCATGTTGTAGTCAGAGCTAAATAAAATCTTACCGTCTTTAGTCAACATTAAATTAAGGGTGTTGTTATATGGGGCTTCTAAAATACTGGTATTAAGTATTGAAGGCTCTACATGTATAACAATAAAACCAAGTTGTTGTGGGCGTTTTAAATAGTAATCAACACTATAAATTCGCTGTATAAAGTACAAACTTGTGGTGCCATCGTCCTTTTGAATCATAAACTGCTGCTTACTTAAATTACTTTGCAGCACTTTATTAAAAAAAGGGTAACTTTTAGGCGCAGTGGTTAGGTTATTAGAGTAATACGCATCACTTCTGCCACTGGCAGAGACCAAATTAATACTAATAATGTCAGGATAGGCTTCGCTGTAGCTGGCAAATACATCCATTAAAGCGCCAAGTCTGCGGGTATGATCGCCGTTAGCTCTAATATCATTTGTTAAAAAATCACTAAGTACTGGCGAGGTAGAAAGTAGCTTCGCTGTCGAGTGAAAAGAGTCAATGTAGTTAAATATTTTTTGCTGTTGCTGTTCAACAAAACGGCTCATTATTAAATCAGCTTGTTTTTGTGTTGAATTAGTTACATTGGTGAGCGTAAAGCCACCTAAAAAGAGCAAAGGTAAAATAACTAAAGGTGTTATATACCACAATAACCTGATACTTAACTTACTGGTTTTCATGACCAAACTACTTATCCTCCGTGCAATCTATCAATAATATGCGTTACGACTTTATTACACAAGCTTATAGCTGTCTTGATGGCTGAAATATAATCAGCTATAAAAGTTGGTTGCTTAATATATGGACTGTTTTATTTGTCGTAACATACTGAAAGTAAGTTATTAAATTAAAAACCCATAGCCAGCATTAGCTCAAATATTAATTAAAAAATGTTTAAATTATTACCTTTCACTTATTTTTAATCGTTCTCAAGTTGAATTAGCCATATCGGTTTCTTACAAAGCCAAGATATTTTTAAGTTAGATAGCACACTTTTATACCGACTCCTGTTACAATTGCCACTATTAAAAAATTAGCTATATGGCGTTAATTGTTGTCAATTTATTCATATTAAATTGCTCAAAGCCCAGTTAATAACGATCAACTTAACGGGTTGCCTTGCATACACCTAATGTTATGCATGTAACTTGGCATCAAACTAAAAGAACTTATTAATGGCAGACCAGAATATTATCAACGAAATTAGCAAGCGAAGGACTTTTGCAATCATATCGCATCCGGATGCTGGTAAAACCACCATCACCGAAAAAGTACTTTTGTTCGGACAAGCGATTCAAAAAGCCGGAACGGTAAAAGGCCGTGGCTCTAATCAGCATGCAAAGTCTGACTGGATGGAAATGGAAAAGGAGCGTGGTATATCGGTTACTACCTCTGTAATGCAATTTCCGTATAACAAAGCGCTGGTTAATTTACTTGATACCCCTGGACACGAAGACTTCTCAGAAGATACTTATCGTACTCTTACCGCAGTAGATTCGTGCTTAATGGTTATTGATGCCGCAAAAGGTGTAGAAGAACGTACTCGTAAACTTATGGAAGTTACGCGCCTACGTACTACCCCTATTGTTACCTTTATGAATAAGTGTGACCGTGATATTCGTGACCCAATGGAGCTACTCGATGAAGTAGAAACAGAGCTAAACATTGCCTGTGCGCCTATTACGTGGCCAATTGGTTGTGGTAAAGAGTTTAAAGGTGTTTACCACATTCATAACGACGAAGCGGTTTTATACAAAACAGGCCAAGGTCATACTATTCAAGAAGTACGTACTGTAAAAGGCCTTGATAACCCAGAGCTTGATACCGCCATTGGTGAAGAACTAGCTGAGCAACTACGTGAAGAGCTTGAACTTGTAATTGGTGCTTCAAACGAGTTTGATCTTGAACTATTTTTAGCGGGTGAACTTTCGCCAGTGTACTTTGGTACCGCCCTTGGTAACTTTGGTGTTGACCACGTACTTGATGGTTTAACGCAGTGGGCGCCTACGCCATTACCACGTGAAACAGAAGACCGCCAAGTAGTTGCATCAGAAGAAAACTTTACTGGTTTTGTATTTAAAATACAGGCCAACATGGACCCTAAACACCGTGACCGTATTGCCTTTATGCGTATTGTGTCGGGTAAATACAGCCAAGGCATGAAAATGAACCATGTACGCCTTGGTAAACAGGTAAGTATTTCTGATGCGGTGACGTTTATGGCGGGCGATCGTGAGCGTGCAGCAGATGCATTCGCAGGTGACATTATAGGCCTACATAACCACGGTACCATTCAAATTGGTGATACCTTTACGCAAGGCGAAAAGCTTAAGTTTAGCGGTATTCCTAACTTTGCGCCTGAGCTGTTTCGTCGTATTCGTTTGCGCGATCCGCTTAAACAAAAGCAGTTATTAAAAGGTCTAGTACAACTTTCTGAAGAAGGTGCAGTACAAGTATTTAGACCGCTTATTAATAACGACTTAATTGTAGGCGCGGTAGGTGTACTACAGTTTGACGTGGTGGTAGCGCGTTTAAAAGCTGAGTACAACGTAGATGCTATTTACGAAGGTGTAAACGTCAATACAGCGCGCTGGGTAAGCAGTGATGACGTTAAAAAGTTTGAAGAGTTTAAACGTAAGTGCGAGAGCAACTTAGCACTTGATGGTGGCGATAATTTAACTTACATAGCACCGAGCCGTGTAAACCTTAATTTATCAACAGAGCGTTACCCAGAAGTAACCTTTAACCATACGCGCGAAAACTAGAATCAACTGACTACAGTTAACTGAAAGCCTGCTAAGGCGGGCTTACAAAGGTAAATAATATAATGAACATTCGTACTATTTTAGTAGAAAAAGCCATTGCAGCTATGACCGCAGCAGGCCTACCTGAAGATACAAACCCAGCGGTTACACAAAGCACACGCCCACAGTTTGGTGATTACCAAATTAATGGTGCAATGGGCGCCGCTAAAAAAATGAAAAGTAATCCACGTGAGCTTGCGCAAAAAATTATTGATCAGCTAGATGTAAGCGACATTGCTGAAAAAACTGAAATTGCTGGCCCTGGTTTTATTAATATTCATTTAAAGCCTGAGTTTTTAGCCAAAAGCGTAGAAGCGGCTAACAGCGATGCAAAGCTTGCCGTAAACGAGCACACTAAGCCACAAACTGTCGTGGTAGATTACTCATCGCCTAACCTTGCAAAAGAAATGCACGTAGGTCATTTACGCTCAACCATTATTGGTGATGCCATTGTACGCGCCCTTGAATTTAGAGGCGATAAAGTAATTCGTCAAAACCACATGGGCGATTGGGGCACACAATTTGGTATGCTGATTGCGCATTTAGAAGATCAAATTAGCCAAGGCGTAGACTTAGAGTCGGTAGCGCTTGCTGATTTAGAAACGTTTTACCGCGACGCTAAAAAACGCTTTGACGATGAAGAAGGTTTTGCAGATAAAGCCCGTGATTACGTCGTTAAACTACAAGGCGGCGATGCGCACTGTGAAAAACTATGGAAGCTATT harbors:
- the guaB gene encoding IMP dehydrogenase: MLRIAKEALTFDDVLLVPGHSTVLPHTANISTRLTRGIKLNLPLISASMDTVTEARLAIALAQEGGLGFIHKNMTIAEQAKNVRKVKTYEAGIVSYPVTVTADLTIADAVELSQEKGFSGFPVTDSNNVLVGIVTSRDMRFETKLEQPVSTVMTKKEKLVTVKEGASREEILGLMHEHRIEKILVVDDAFKLKGMITVKDYQKAQDKPDACKDDQGRLRVGAAVGVGAGTDERIAALVEAGVDVLLIDTSHGHSQGVIDRVSQTRQAYPDLQIIAGNVATAEGAIALADAGVDAVKVGIGPGSICTTRIVTGCGVPQITAISDAVEGLKGRDIPVIADGGIRFSGDIVKALVAGASCVMVGSMLAGTEEAPGEVELYQGRYYKSYRGMGSLGAMDQKEGSSDRYFQKSNQADKLVPEGIEGRVAYKGPIATIIHQQVGGLRSAMGLTGCATIEELNTKPQFVRVTSAGMGESHVHDVQITKEAPNYRLG
- the xseA gene encoding exodeoxyribonuclease VII large subunit → MFSKPSQTVYTVSRLNREIRTVLEQGFASLVLTGEISNFITPASGHWYFSLKDDKAQIKAAMWRGNNRNQSYRPANGAQVTVKARVSLYEPRGDYQLIVEHMEPAGEGQLKQEFDALKMRLAAEGLFSSAYKKPLPQNINRIGVVTSATGAAIKDILTVLKRRAPQLEVIIYPAMVQGKEAHIHLINQIKLANARNEVEVLILGRGGGSLEDLWCFNHEQLARAIYQSELPIVSAVGHEIDTTISDYVADVRAATPSAAAELVSPNTQELHNKVTQLINRLNNAFKHDIADKRALATQLQHRLNLCHPRNQLNQKAQRLDELSIALHQAMRNRLYQQERALNNLTPRLMRQSPDKKLAQASHQLSQLQARLNQAIQQQLQQANNSLALQASKLDSVSPLNVLARGYSITKTQQGKVVKSVGQIKTGDVLITELADGSVESQVIPIT
- the guaA gene encoding glutamine-hydrolyzing GMP synthase, which gives rise to MSKDIHDSRILILDFGSQYTQLIARRIREIGVYCELWAWDVTEEQIREFNPQGIILSGGPESTTLENSPRAPEYVFNAGVPVLGICYGMQTMAAQLGGSVHSSDKKEFGYAQVEKVGNCALFDAIEDHITDGGNGVLDVWMSHGDKVMEVPASFSTTAKTPTCPHAAMSNEEKRFYGVQFHPEVTHTHQGQRLLERFAIDICGCEKLWTPAKIIDDAIERIKDTVGDDEVILGLSGGVDSSVVAMLIHRAIGDRLTCVFVDNGLLRLNEGQQVMDMFGNKFGLNIVKVDAEDQFLNDLAGKSDPEDKRKAIGHTFINVFDEQSKKLKNAKWLGQGTIYPDVIESAASATGKAHVIKSHHNVGGLPDDMKMGLVEPLRELFKDEVRKIGLELGLPYDMLYRHPFPGPGLGVRVLGEIKKEYCDLLRRADAIFIEELHKADLYHKVSQAFTVFLPVKSVGVMGDARKYDWVVSLRCVETIDFMTARWSHLPYEFLGVVSNRIINEIDGISRVVYDISGKPPATIEWE
- the rimI gene encoding ribosomal protein S18-alanine N-acetyltransferase, with amino-acid sequence MITFKEVDESAIEQLMAIETACHSHPWTLKIMSSCMGGRYFNLAAFNKNTLVGFYIGEKAGPDFTLMDICVTPSEQGKGIAKQLLRQFIEYGEQQNAENLFLEVRESNTRAIALYERAGFIEMSVRKNYYPSDNPAKNGFEDAILMGMALSLGFS
- a CDS encoding BCCT family transporter — translated: MKFKSKKYSIDSTDYQVGQDNVSKWGMDIHSNVFSVSVGLSLLFIITLLALSPSEAKDAINTIKNAALTNFDYVFMWGANILLLFAIGIAASPLGKIRLGGDKATTDYSTLSWISMLFAAGMGIGLIFWGVAEPTAFYTNWFGTPLNAEPFTEQGREMALGATVFHWGLHAWAIYGMTALCLAYFVYNKGLPLSMRSVFYPLFGDRVWGKLGDVIDVMAVLVTLFGLATSLGLGGSQAASGISHVLGFENSLLLQQGIILLIMGLAILSIVRGMDGGVKLLSNINMGIAIVFLALVFVLNFTTVLDSAYTAVIGYVKNIIPLSSSTGREDTQWLHGWTVFYWAWWVAYAPCFGMFVARISKGRTIREFLVYVLLIPTLVTTAWMSVFGGVAIDQVINEIGVLGADKGITDVSLSLFYMLDAYSFGTALSLLAVALIIIFFVTTLDSGSIVIDSLTSGGKLEVPIKQKLVWANIAGIIAMLMLWIGGTESIQALQYITIIAALPFTFILLLGSVSLVKGLLTELEPKTKH